In Rodentibacter haemolyticus, the DNA window TGTAATAAATCCGTCTTGGTTAACGCCGGATTATCTAAACCTAAGGATTTATACAACTCGTCTTTCACACGCATCATTTGACGTATATCAAGAATCCCTAATCTATCGGCAATTTGTTGCAACTCGGAAACCGAATATTGTTTTTGTAAATAAAGCTCAATGGTCGGCTGAATGCCTTGCGCTTCAAGCAGTGCTAGGGTTTCCCGGCTTTTTGAACAACCTGGGTTGTGATAAATAATAATCGACATAGAATTTCTCTCCGCTTGGCTATAACTAGGGGGAATTTTAACTTATAATGGCGCAAAATACTTGATTGGATGCTCATTATGTTAGAAATGTTAAAAAGTTGGTATGCTCGCCGTTTGAGTGACCCGCAAGCAATGGGATTACTGGCAATTTTACTTTTTGGCTTTATCGCAATTTATTTTTTCGGCGATTTAATTGCACCGTTACTAATTGCCATCGTATTAGCATATTTATTGGAAATGCCCATTCATTTTCTCACCAATAATCTAAAATTTCCACGAGTGTTGGCAACCATTATCATTTTCGGCGGATTTATTGGCGTTGCAATCGTGTTCTTTCTTGTGCTTGTACCAATGTTATGGAACCAAACCGTCTCATTATTAAGCGATTTACCCGCTATGTTCAACAAGCTCAATGAATGGTTGCTCGCTTTGCCTGAACATTACCCGGAATTAATCGACTATTCTATGGTGGATGCCATTTTCAATTCTGTACGTGAAAAAATTCTCGGCTTCGGTGAGTCGGCAGTGAAACTTTCTCTCGCCTCAATTATGAATTTGGTATCACTGGGCATTTACGCCTTTTTAGTGCCTTTAATGATGTTTTTTATGCTAAAAGACAAAAGTGAACTTTTACAAGGCGTAAGCCGATTTTTACCACGCAATCGCCATTTAGCCTTCAAAGTTTGGACGGAAATGCAGCAACAAATTGCGAATTACATTCACGGTAAATTATTGGAAATTCTGATCGTAACACTGGTAACTTACGTGATTTTCTTAATCTTCGGCTTGAATTATCCGCTATTATTGGCATTTGCCGTGGGGCTTTCCGTATTAGTGCCTTATATCGGTGCGGTATTAGTTACGATTCCGGTGGCACTTGTTGCGCTTTTCCAATTTGGTATCAGCCCGACATTTTGGTATATCATTATCGCTTTTGCAGTGAGCCAATTATTAGACGGAAACTTACTCGTACCTTATTTATTCTCTGAAGCGGTAAATTTACATCCATTAATCATCATCGTCTCCGTGCTTATTTTTGGTGGTTTATGGGGGTTCTGGGGCGTATTTTTTGCCATTCCTCTCGCCACTTTAGTAAAAGCGGTGGTAAATGCCTTGCCAGAAAATTAAATAGAAAGTCGGATTACCCCGACTTTTCTTTTTCTATACTCAGCACTTCAACCACATCCAGTGTTTCAGGTTTGATCCGCCATTTCACGTTAAAATCATACAAACTTATGCCGTAAATTCGCTCGCTAGGCTTGCCTTGTTGATAAGCCGGACGGGGATCTTGCTCAATCACTTCACGAATAAAACGTGCTAAGTGCGGTCGTTTTTCTTCAAGTTTTTTAACCGCACTTTGCGCCTGTTCGGTAAATTCTATTTTCAGTTTCGCCTGCGGTTTTTCTTGTGCAAAGCCGGAGCGGGCATTAGGTTCACTATCGGCGTAAGCAATATAGGGCTTAATGTCAAAAATCGGCGTACCATCCACCAAATCCACTGCGCCAAGATGCAAAAACACTTTGCCCTGAATACATTCTACTTTGCGTAATTCAACTTTGGATAATCCCAATGGATTAGGGCGATGCGTTGCACGAGAGGCAAATACGCCTACCCGTTGATTTCCTCCTAAACGGGGAGGACGCACCCTAGGTTGCCATTTTCCCTGCTGAATTTTATCAAACTGAAAAATCAACCAAAGATGACTGAATTGTTCCAGCCCTTTCACCGTTTCCGGCGAATTATAAGGTGGAAGTAACTCCACAATCCCAACGCCATCTTGAACCAAATTCGGTTGGCGTGGCACAGAAAATTTTTCTTTATAAGGTGTGTGGATAATCGCAATAGGCATCAATGTTAAGTCATTCATAAGTGCATTATTTCAGTGTAGAATACGCGCCTTATTGTAATTAAAAGTGCGGTCAAAAAAAATGACAAATAAAAAATTGAAAATGTGGTGGGAAACAGCCAGACCAAAAACCTTACCTTTAGCATTAGCCTCGATCTTCACCGGCTCGGCACTTGGCTATCGAGCAAATCCCGAGGGATTTAATATATCGGTAATGGTGCTTTGTTTGCTGACAACCATTTTATTACAAGTACTTTCCAACTTCGCCAATGACTACGGCGATCATCAAAAAGGTTCCGACACGACAGAACGTATCGGTCCATTACGTGGCATTCAAAAAGGCGCAATTTCAGCACAAGAACTAAAATGGGGCTTGATATTGATGATCTTGGCAAGCTTCGTTTCCGGCAGCTTTCTCATTGGCATTGCTTATAAGAGCTTATCCGATTTATTGTTTTTTACCGGTCTTGGTATTTTAGCTATTATTGCCGCCATCACTTACACGGTAGGAGCAAAACCCTATGGTTATATGGGATTAGGCGATATTTCCGTGCTAGTATTTTTCGGTTTGATAGGTGTAGGCGGCACTTATTACTTACAAACACATAATATCGATAGTGCAATAATCTTACCGGCGATAAGCTCAGGATTATTAGCAAGTGCAGTGTTAAATATCAATAACTTACGTGATATTGAACAAGATGCTAAAGCAAGCAAAAACACCCTTGCCGTGCGTTTAGGCGCACATAAAGGGCGTATTTATCACTGTATTTTATTGGGTTTAGCCGCCTTGTGTTACCTAGTTTTTGCGCTACTCACCGCAACTTCGTGGGCAAATTATTTGTTTTTGATTGCCTATCCGTTACTTGTCAAACACGCCTCCTTTGTTTACCGTAGTACGAGACCTGAGACCTTACGCCCGATGCTTGCGCAGATGTCAATGATTTCGTTATTCATCAATCTGTTATTTAGTTTAGGCTTGCTTATCGGCTAAATCGGAATATACTTAGGCTTATCTCAAATTTTGATAGGGGAATTTATGTTTATTGATACTTCAGAACTTTGCGATCTTTATGCAGATCAAGTGGATGTGGTCGAACCGATTTTTTCAAGTTTTGGCGGCATAAGCAATTTCTATGGAAGAGTTACAACCGTGAAATGCTTTGAAAATAATGGCTTAATCGCTGAAGTATTAGAAGAAAACGGTGCAGGGCGTGTGTTGGTTATTGATGGTGGCGGTGCGGTTCGCCGCGGTCTAATCGATGCGGAACTTGCTCAACTCGCGGCAGATAACGACTGGGAAGGCATTATCGTTTATGGAGCGGTTCGCCAAATTCAGCAACTCGAAAATATTGATATCGGCATTCAAGCATTAGCTCCGATTCCTGTCAGTGCAGATGAAAATAATACCGGAGAAAGCGATATTCCGGTTAATTTTGGCGGCGTAACATTCTTCCCGGAAGACTACATTTATGCCGATCTCACAGGCATCCTCCTCTCGCAAGAAGCCCTTGATTTAGAAGGATTTGAAGAAGAATAAGCAAAACACCAAAGTGCGGTTAAAAATAACCGCACTTTTTTTGTTAAATTTTTTGCACTTGATCACACTTTTTAATTTTGCTCATTGCAAGTTTGTAACATTCCTTTAACATTGATTCGTTTATTTGATTATAAAAATGTAGGGGGACTTTATGAACACAACATCTTCAGGTAAAAGCCATAAAAACAGCATCATATTCCTTGCCGATATCGTGCTATTTTTTGTTTTGTTAAAATTCTTGCCTTTTGCATCCAAAGAAAATGCAGGTCTTGCATTATTAGGCTTTATCGCTGTACTTTGGTTAAGCGAGGCATTACACGTTACGATTACGGCGTTACTTGTGCCATTATTGGCTATTTCATTAGATTTAGTCACCACCAAGCAAGCACTTGCTGCGTTTTCCGACCCAACGATTTTCCTCTTCTTTGGCGGCTTTGCCTTAGCGACGGCATTGCATATGCAAAAGCTCGATAAAATGATCGCCAATAAAATTATGGCACTTGCCAAAGGAAACCTTTTAATCGCCGTCATCTATCTTTTTTTAATTACCGCCTTCCTTTCTATGTGGATGAGTAACACCGCAACTGCCGCAATGATGTTGCCGCTCGCCATGGGGATTTTAAGCCAAATGGATCGCGAGAAAGAACACAATACTTATGTGTTCGTATTATTAGGCATTGCCTATAGTGCCAGCATAGGCGGCATGGGAACCCTAGTCGGCAGTCCGCCGAATGCTATCGTAGCCAGTAACCTACACCTCAGTTTCTCCGATTGGTTATGGTATGGTTTACCGATTATGATCATTTTATTACCTTTAATGATCGGCACGCTCTGGATTGTTTTCAAACCGAAACTCAATGTCCATTTTGAACAATCCTTTGAAAAAATCGAAATGAATTCCCAACGGATTCTCACACTTGTCATTTTCATTTTTATCGCATTTTGTTGGGTATTTAGCTCAAAAATCAATCCGTTTTTTAGCGGACTATTGGGACTGCAAAAAAATATCGCCAGTTTCGACAGCGTTGTCGCCTTATTTGCCGCAATCATCATTTGTGCAACAGGAGTCGCAACCTGGAAACAAATTCAAGAAAACACCGATTGGGGCGTATTAATGCTATTTGGCGGCGGATTGACGCTAAGTGCGGTATTGAAAGATTCCGGCGCAAGTAAAATTCTTGCAGACGGTATCGTGTTCCTCGTACAAGGCCAACACTACTATCTCATCGGATTATTAGTCGCTACTTTTATTATTTTCTTAACCGAATTTACCTCCAATACCGCCAGTGCAGCATTACTTGTGCCGATTTTCATCTCTATCGCACAGTCTTTGGGCATTCCGGAAATCGGTCTTGCCTTGATAATCGGATTAGGTGCCTCTTGCGCATTTATGCTACCGGTAGCAACACCACCGAATGCCATCGTATTTGGTAGCGGAGAGATAAAACAAAGCGAAATGGTGAAAGCAGGGTTTGTCTTAAATATTGTTTGTGTGTTCGTCATCGCCACATTCGGATACCTATTCTGGCTAAGCTAAACGGAGCAAAATATTTAAAAAACGACCGCACTTTGATTTACAGCTCAAAATTTTATCGCAAACGTTTGCTCAAACTGATACAATCCGCGCTGATTTTATTTAACTGACACAGGGATTCATTGTGAGCAAACAATCATTAAGTTATAAAGATGCCGGTGTAGATATCAATGCCGGCAACGAACTTGTCGAACGAATCAAACCGCATGTAAAACGCACCACCCGTCCGGAAGTCATTGGTGGATTAGGGGGATTCGGGGCATTGTGCGCGATTCCAAGCAAATATAAAGAACCGATCTTAGTTTCCGGCACCGATGGCGTAGGGACAAAATTACGCTTGGCGATTGATTTGAAAAAACACGATACCATTGGTATAGATTTAGTTGCAATGTGTGTGAATGATTTAGTGGTACAAGGTGCCGAGCCGCTGTTTTTCTTAGATTATTACGCTACCGGAAAATTGGAAGTAGATGTTGCCTCTGATGTGGTCAAAGGCATTGCGGAAGGCTGTGTACAATCAGGATGTGCGCTTGTAGGCGGTGAAACGGCTGAAATGCCGGGTATGTACCACGAAGGCGATTACGATTTAGCCGGTTTCTGTGTCGGTGTGGTTGAAAAATCTGAAATTATTGATGGCAGCCAAGTGCGTAACGGCGACGCGTTAATTGCGTTAGGCTCAAGCGGTCCGCACTCAAACGGCTATTCTTTAATTCGTAAAGTGATTGAAGTTTCCGGTGTAAATCCGGCAACGGAACAATTAGCCGGTAAGCCATTAAGTGAGCAAGTCCTTGCCCCTACTAAAATTTATGTAAAATCTGTTTTATCTCTCATCAAACAAACCGGTGTTCACGCCATCGCACATCTCACCGGAGGCGGCTTTTGGGAAAATATTCCACGAGTATTACCGAAAAACACCAAAGCTGTCATTGATGAGAAAAGCTGGGAATGGCAACCGATTTTTAAATGGTTACAAGAACAAGGAAATATTTCCACTTATGAAATGTACCGCACTTTCAACTGTGGCGTAGGTATGGTGATTGCATTGCCACAAGATCAAGTGGAAACCGCACTGGCGATTTTAAAACAAGCAGGTGAAAATGCGTGGCTTATCGGACACATTGAGTCTGCAGCGGATAGCGAAGAACAAGTCGTTATTCAATAATCTCTTCAATCTGAGGCGAATGAAAATTCGCCTTTTCTTTTTTCTCTCTTAGGGTTGTTATGAAAAAAATTGCTGTTTTAATTTCGGGGCAAGGAACGAATCTTCAAGCCATTATTGATGCTTGTGAAAAAAGTTTTATTCCTGCTCAAATCGCTTGTGTTGTCAGTAACAAAACCGAAGCATTTGGGTTAGAACGGGCAAAAAGTGCGGTCATTCCCACACAAGTTTTTTTGCGCCAACACTTCATAAATAATACGGAAATGGATAATGCCATCGGTGATTATTTACAAACAATGAAAGTGGATTTAATTGTACTTGCCGGTTATATGAAAATTTTAACCCCGGCCTTTACCCAACGTTTCCCCGGAAAAATACTGAATATTCACCCTTCCCTACTGCCTAAATATGCAGGCTTACATACTTATCAACGAGCATTAGATGCCGGAGATACAGAACATGGAACAACCGTGCATTTTGTGAATGAGGAGGTCGATGGCGGTGCAATCATATTACAAGCCAAAGTACCGATTTTTCCTGACGACAATGTGGAAGATATTGAATTACGAACAAGAGAACAAGAATATGCCATTTATCCGATGGTAATTAAATGGTTTATTGAAGAACGCCTACACCTAAAAGACGGCATAGCCTATTTAGACGGAAAACCGCTACCAAAGCAAGGCTATGCCAACGAATAATAAAGCACAAAAGAAAAGCGATGAAATCATTCATCGCTTTTTATAATATAGAGGACAAATTATTTTATTAGAAACGATAAGCTAAACCGGTGAAGAATACAAATGGATCAAGTTTAAGTTTCACTTCATGCTCATAACCGGCAGTGACCGCTGGAACTTTAAATTTAGCAGTTGTTTTAATGCGGGTGTACCACATTGCCGTATTCAAATATAAATTATCGGTTAATTTAATATCAATACCAGCATTTACAACAGGAGCGAAAGAATGTTTCTTCACGTTAACATCAGTAATTAACGCATTGGTTGATTTTGCATTAAAGAAACGCGTATAGTTTAAACCCACACCAAGATATGGGCGAGAGCCTGCATCTTTATCTAAGAAATAATACTGTACATATAGGCTCGGAGGTAATTGTTTTAGTTTCACCACATCACCTAAATTATCACCAACAGCTCCTCT includes these proteins:
- the purM gene encoding phosphoribosylformylglycinamidine cyclo-ligase; this translates as MSKQSLSYKDAGVDINAGNELVERIKPHVKRTTRPEVIGGLGGFGALCAIPSKYKEPILVSGTDGVGTKLRLAIDLKKHDTIGIDLVAMCVNDLVVQGAEPLFFLDYYATGKLEVDVASDVVKGIAEGCVQSGCALVGGETAEMPGMYHEGDYDLAGFCVGVVEKSEIIDGSQVRNGDALIALGSSGPHSNGYSLIRKVIEVSGVNPATEQLAGKPLSEQVLAPTKIYVKSVLSLIKQTGVHAIAHLTGGGFWENIPRVLPKNTKAVIDEKSWEWQPIFKWLQEQGNISTYEMYRTFNCGVGMVIALPQDQVETALAILKQAGENAWLIGHIESAADSEEQVVIQ
- a CDS encoding AI-2E family transporter, producing MLEMLKSWYARRLSDPQAMGLLAILLFGFIAIYFFGDLIAPLLIAIVLAYLLEMPIHFLTNNLKFPRVLATIIIFGGFIGVAIVFFLVLVPMLWNQTVSLLSDLPAMFNKLNEWLLALPEHYPELIDYSMVDAIFNSVREKILGFGESAVKLSLASIMNLVSLGIYAFLVPLMMFFMLKDKSELLQGVSRFLPRNRHLAFKVWTEMQQQIANYIHGKLLEILIVTLVTYVIFLIFGLNYPLLLAFAVGLSVLVPYIGAVLVTIPVALVALFQFGISPTFWYIIIAFAVSQLLDGNLLVPYLFSEAVNLHPLIIIVSVLIFGGLWGFWGVFFAIPLATLVKAVVNALPEN
- the purN gene encoding phosphoribosylglycinamide formyltransferase, with protein sequence MKKIAVLISGQGTNLQAIIDACEKSFIPAQIACVVSNKTEAFGLERAKSAVIPTQVFLRQHFINNTEMDNAIGDYLQTMKVDLIVLAGYMKILTPAFTQRFPGKILNIHPSLLPKYAGLHTYQRALDAGDTEHGTTVHFVNEEVDGGAIILQAKVPIFPDDNVEDIELRTREQEYAIYPMVIKWFIEERLHLKDGIAYLDGKPLPKQGYANE
- the tsaA gene encoding tRNA (N6-threonylcarbamoyladenosine(37)-N6)-methyltransferase TrmO, whose protein sequence is MNDLTLMPIAIIHTPYKEKFSVPRQPNLVQDGVGIVELLPPYNSPETVKGLEQFSHLWLIFQFDKIQQGKWQPRVRPPRLGGNQRVGVFASRATHRPNPLGLSKVELRKVECIQGKVFLHLGAVDLVDGTPIFDIKPYIAYADSEPNARSGFAQEKPQAKLKIEFTEQAQSAVKKLEEKRPHLARFIREVIEQDPRPAYQQGKPSERIYGISLYDFNVKWRIKPETLDVVEVLSIEKEKSG
- the arsC gene encoding arsenate reductase (glutaredoxin) (This arsenate reductase requires both glutathione and glutaredoxin to convert arsenate to arsenite, after which the efflux transporter formed by ArsA and ArsB can extrude the arsenite from the cell, providing resistance.); this encodes MSIIIYHNPGCSKSRETLALLEAQGIQPTIELYLQKQYSVSELQQIADRLGILDIRQMMRVKDELYKSLGLDNPALTKTDLLQAMSKHSELMERPIVVNGEKAKIGRPPESVLAIL
- a CDS encoding OmpW/AlkL family protein; protein product: MKKTTLALGLTAALFSGVASAHQAGDFILRAGGVFVSANSESTTKTAVPVNLEVSDNAQLGLTGTYMFTDNIGLELLGATPFSHKVKANVPGLSTLTRGAVGDNLGDVVKLKQLPPSLYVQYYFLDKDAGSRPYLGVGLNYTRFFNAKSTNALITDVNVKKHSFAPVVNAGIDIKLTDNLYLNTAMWYTRIKTTAKFKVPAVTAGYEHEVKLKLDPFVFFTGLAYRF
- a CDS encoding 1,4-dihydroxy-2-naphthoate polyprenyltransferase; its protein translation is MTNKKLKMWWETARPKTLPLALASIFTGSALGYRANPEGFNISVMVLCLLTTILLQVLSNFANDYGDHQKGSDTTERIGPLRGIQKGAISAQELKWGLILMILASFVSGSFLIGIAYKSLSDLLFFTGLGILAIIAAITYTVGAKPYGYMGLGDISVLVFFGLIGVGGTYYLQTHNIDSAIILPAISSGLLASAVLNINNLRDIEQDAKASKNTLAVRLGAHKGRIYHCILLGLAALCYLVFALLTATSWANYLFLIAYPLLVKHASFVYRSTRPETLRPMLAQMSMISLFINLLFSLGLLIG
- a CDS encoding DASS family sodium-coupled anion symporter, with protein sequence MNTTSSGKSHKNSIIFLADIVLFFVLLKFLPFASKENAGLALLGFIAVLWLSEALHVTITALLVPLLAISLDLVTTKQALAAFSDPTIFLFFGGFALATALHMQKLDKMIANKIMALAKGNLLIAVIYLFLITAFLSMWMSNTATAAMMLPLAMGILSQMDREKEHNTYVFVLLGIAYSASIGGMGTLVGSPPNAIVASNLHLSFSDWLWYGLPIMIILLPLMIGTLWIVFKPKLNVHFEQSFEKIEMNSQRILTLVIFIFIAFCWVFSSKINPFFSGLLGLQKNIASFDSVVALFAAIIICATGVATWKQIQENTDWGVLMLFGGGLTLSAVLKDSGASKILADGIVFLVQGQHYYLIGLLVATFIIFLTEFTSNTASAALLVPIFISIAQSLGIPEIGLALIIGLGASCAFMLPVATPPNAIVFGSGEIKQSEMVKAGFVLNIVCVFVIATFGYLFWLS
- the rraA gene encoding ribonuclease E activity regulator RraA; its protein translation is MFIDTSELCDLYADQVDVVEPIFSSFGGISNFYGRVTTVKCFENNGLIAEVLEENGAGRVLVIDGGGAVRRGLIDAELAQLAADNDWEGIIVYGAVRQIQQLENIDIGIQALAPIPVSADENNTGESDIPVNFGGVTFFPEDYIYADLTGILLSQEALDLEGFEEE